In Cryptococcus neoformans var. neoformans JEC21 chromosome 5 sequence, one genomic interval encodes:
- a CDS encoding pheromone maturation-related protein, putative — translation MVTSTYIPMSQRQSWADIKPIIQDDGPNPVVPIMYSEEYKDAMDYFRAVAAKEEKSERALELTEVIVRMNPAHYTVWQYRFSLLTSLNKSLEDELRLMNEFAVQNLKSYQVWHHRLLLLDRISPQDPVSEIEYIHESLLPDPKNYHTWAYLHWLYSHFSILGRISEAQWESELDWCNEMLRVDGRNNSAWGWRWYLRVSRPGAETSSHNLQDELIYILKSIHFIPHNVSAWNYLRGFLKHFSLPLTPILPAILPYTASKPNTDMETVGTFHFPVPSDPLPEDTPLPVPLALEYLADSFIEQNRLDDAAEVFEKLSSKYDKMRAGYWEFRRRECVEE, via the exons ATG GTAACATCGACCTACATCCCTATGTCTCAGAGGCAGTCCTGGGCTGATATCAAGCCCATTATTCAAGATGATGGGCCTAATCCTGTTGTCCCCATCATGTATTCCGAAGAAT ACAAAGATGCAATGGATTATTTCCGTGCTGTCGCCgcgaaggaggaaaagtcTGAACGTGCTCTAGAACTGACAGAGGTCATTGTCAGAATGAATCCAGCACATTATACTGTTTG GCAATACCGTTTCTCTTTGTTAACGTCACTGAACAAGTCTCTCGAGGACGAACTTCGACTCATGAACGAGTTCGCTGTCCAGAACCTTAAAAGCTATCAAGTCTG gcatcatcgtcttctccttttagATCGCATTTCCCCTCAAGATCCCGTCTCTGAGATTGAGTATATTCATGAGTCCCTTCTGCCTGATCCCAAAAATTACCACACCTGGGCATATCTCCATTGGCTATATTCTCATTTTTCGATCCTTGGTCGTATATCTGAAGCCCAGTGGGAATCTGAGCTTGATTGGTGTAACGAAATGTTAAGGGTTGATGGTAGGAACAACAGTGCTTGGGGATGGCGATGGTATCTAAGGGTGTCTAGACCTGGAGCTGAAACCTCCAGCCACAACCTACAGGACGAGCTTAT TTATATCTTGAAGTCAATTCACTTCATTCCCCACAACGTATCTGCATGGAATTATCTCCGGGGTTTTCTCAAGCACTTCTCATTGCCACTTACGCCCATTCTTCCAGCTATTTTACCATACACCGCCTCCAAGCCGAACACCGATATGGAAACTGTCGGCACATTTCATTTTCCTGTGCCTTCGGATCCACTGCCCGAGGATACTCCGTTGCCTGTCCCTCTGGCTCTCGAATATCTCGCAGACTCTTTCATCGAACAAAATAGACTCGACGACGCTGCTGAAGTGTTTGAGAAGCTTAGCTCCAAGTATGACAAGATGAGGGCCGGATACTGGGAATTCAGACGAAGGGAATGTGTTGAAGAATAA
- a CDS encoding expressed protein, giving the protein MKANRNYPTVRNVPLPFYTLAGSPSKMPHSRTLVHYFRRLIQLLSIVVGTSSAVAALWSLLLLPLLHATFSARKSLVEGQMQPMVTLLEKVIGLRAKLSHFSSLQSDKGVEGECVEADLPTVTPIREIESFAASTGSRTDSGMSTAIFPSLGLRALSQSIHNLTAMLDATSTTRISLISTLESYTSHVHRQLFLAKPPGYTNDRFMVGLGTLSENLKKEGEHEKKGEEWDAVRKEVRAVKGQLLNRRAFTSNFGSK; this is encoded by the exons ATGAAGGCCAACCGAAATTATCCGACTGTCCGCAATGTTCCACTTCCCTTTTATACATTAGCGGGATCGCCTTCA AAAATGCCCCATTCACGTACCCTCGTGCACTACTTTCGCCGTTTGATACAACTGCTATCAATTGTTGTGGGGACTTCTTCAGCTGTAGCTGCGCTGTGGTCGCTCCTTCTGCTCCCTTTGCTCCATGCGACATTCTCTGCTAGGAAATCACTCGTCGAAGGGCAAATGCAGCCCATGGTCACACTCTTGGAAAAAGTAATTGGTCTGCGAGCAAAGCTCTCTCACTTTTCCTCGCTACAATCGGATAAGGGTGTCGAGGGTGAATGTGTCGAAGCGGACTTGCCAACCGTTACACCTATCAGAGAGATCGAATCTTTCGCGGCCTCCACAGGCTCTAGAACAGACTCTGGCATGTCAACCGCAATATTCCCCTCTTTGGGCTTGCGGGCGCTTTCCCAATCCATTCACAACCTCACTGCTATGCTCGATGCGACATCAACCACTAGGATCTCCCTTATATCTACTCTCGAATCATACACATCACATGTCCATCGACAGCTGTTTTTGGCGAAACCTCCGGGGTATACGAATGATAGGTTCATGGTTGGACTAGGGACACTGAGCGAAAATctgaaaaaggaaggcgaACATGAGAAAAAGGGTGAAGAGTGGGACGCTGTGAGAAAGGAAGTGAGAGCTGTCAAAGGGCAATTGCTGAATAGGAGAGCTTTCACTTCCAATTTTGGGAGCAAGTag
- a CDS encoding expressed protein, which yields MSFPTLKHFIVQAELLQAYRSAVRATKPLPDPQTRRETLDFLRSDLERLRQEHDLDTLQSHLSSFRKLVKQMRPSFSFSGNESGSRLIGQRRRAQG from the exons ATGTCTTTCCCAACACTGAAACAC TTCATCGTTCAAGCCGAACTGCTACAAGCTTATCGCTCTGCAGTACGCGCTACCAAGC CCTTACCAGATCCGCAAACTCGAAGAGAGACCCTTGACTTCCTGCGCTCAGATTTAGAAAGGCTGCGACAGGAGCATGACCTG GATACTCTGCAATCCCACCTATCGTCATTCAGGAAGCTCGTCAAACAAATGAGGCCaagcttttctttttcggGGAATGAGTCCGGCTCAAGACTCATCGGTCAGCGACGACGAGCTCAGGGATGA
- a CDS encoding cellulase, putative has product MRSLIPFFIVPLAVATALPAFQTVDLEKRSVNVGWPYGSDKIRGVNIGGWLVTEPFITPSLFEATGNNDIVDEWTFCQYQDYDTAQAALKNHWDTWFTEDDFAKISEAGLNHVRIPIGFWAYDVQGGEPYIQGQAEYLDRAIGWARNHNLAVIIDLHGAPGSQNGYDNSGRRGAADWATDEANVERTKNVIALLSTKYSDPQYYGVVTALALLNEPATYLNNQLLQTARQYWYDAYGAARYPFGNSDKSGLALVLHDGFQPLSTFENYMTEPEYEDVLLDTHNYQVFNDEYVAWNWDEHISNICNKASTYSGSPLWLVVGEWTLATTDCAKYLNGRGIGSRYDGSYQGSSYVGSCDDKSNDVSRFSEEYKAFMHRFWEVQTQVYEQNGQGWIHWTWKTESAADWSYEAGLDGGWIPWNAGSHDISLSSLCG; this is encoded by the exons ATGCGTTCGCTCATCCCATTTTTCATAGTGCCCTTGGCGGTCGCCACGGCCCTGCCTGCTTTCCAGACTGTGGACCTTGAAAAACGATCTGTTAATGTCGGTTGGCCTTATGGAAGCGACAAGATCAGGGGTGTGAACATTGGCGGA TGGCTCGTGACTGAACCTTTTATCACTCCCTCGCTGTTCGAAGCTACAGGAAACAACGACATCGTCGATGAATGGACTTTCTGTCAGTATCAGGACTATGATACTGCTCAAGCTGCCTTGAAAAATCATTGGGATACCTGGTTCACCGAGGATGATTTTGCCAAAATTTCTG AGGCCGGTCTGAACCACGTTCGCATTCCTATCGGATTTTGGGCATACGATGTGCAAGGCGGTGAGCCGTACATTCAAGGACAAGCCGAATATCTGGATAGAGCTATCGGTTGGGCCCGGAACCACAATCTCGCCGTCATCATAGATCTTCATGGTGCCCCTG GGTCGCAAAATGGTTATGATAATTCTGGAAGGAGGGGTGCTGCTGACTG GGCCACCGATGAGGCCAATGTGGAGAGAACGAAGAATGTGATCGCTTTGCTCAGCACGAAATACTCTGATCCCCAGTACTATGGAGTCGTTACCGCCCTCGCACTGTTGAACG AACCAGCCACTTATCTCAATAACCAGCTTCTCCAGACTGCTCGTCAGTATTGGTACGACGCCTATGGTGCTGCCAGGTATCCATTTGGCAATAGCGACAAATCCGGCCTAGCTCTTGTCCTGCACGATGGCTTCCAACCTCTCAGCACCTTTGAAAACTATATGACAGAACCCGAATATGAAGATGTCCTGCTCGATACTCACAATTATCAGGTCTTTAACGATGAGTATGTCGCTTGGAACTGGGATGAGCATATCTCA AACATCTGTAATAAGGCTAGCACTTACAGCGGCTCTCCTTTATGGCTTGTTGTGGGCGAGTGGACTTTAGCCACGACTGATTGCGCTAAATATCTAAATGGCCGAGGTATCGGTTCGCGTTATGACGGTTCTTACCAAGGTTCATCGTATGTTGGATCTTGTGATGACAAGTCAAATGATGTCAGCAGATTTTCCGA AGAGTACAAAGCCTTCATGCACAGGTTTTGGGAGGTCCAAACGCAAGTGTACGAGCAAAATGGTCAGGGTTGGATCCATTGGACCTGGAAGACAGAGAGTGCGGCAGACTGGTCTTACGAAGCCGGGCTTGATGGCGGATGGATCCCCTGGAACGCAGGCTCTCATGAtatttccctttcttcgtTATGTGGCTAG
- a CDS encoding expressed protein, with protein sequence MLPKNLFSLTRRGLHSKTRTFYSPTPDFLHEYLSQDSLPGGSVSVFMLSTSLPNLPGHLSVLQAAFPTSIGSFSVSSPGSEPTVSLATFWGTDIKVFKSDQTGRAPAEVGRFQRPERQRNVPPEDRRGSTSRDVEAAFGQGWENLWNGEVENKRIAELEGVQADTFLLLSDSRPAPVLKALDSMFPKAIKTGILTAPTPFITNRPNTLLLNGTVIQSGTIGIAIKGLPSVYKTDFGLEPMLEPVTITSAKGNMLLEIDGANSNPTQVLINAIQQRGGTGLTKEEEFYLGFLDNGDVKRVIRILSGDPSRGAMSLDMEDSIITGQVVQFMHRAATPRNNLPLVDSIIFTSLSRSEQMDNHSMGVPRVMDGFIASSEDGFVYSNPLSSICTAPDATTTISWVPAVI encoded by the exons ATGCTACCTAAAaatcttttctctctcacTCGTCGAGGCCTGCATTCGAAAACTAGGACATTCTACTCGCCCACACCTGATTTCCTTCACGAATATCTGTCCCAAGATTCATTACCCGGCGGATCAGTGTCTGTATTCATGCTTTCAACCTCGCTGCCCAACTTGCCTGGCCATCTATCTGTCTTGCAGGCTGCTTTTCCTACCTCGATCGGGTCTTTTtctgtttcttctcccgGATCAGAGCCGACAGTTTCCCTCGCAACCTTTTGGGGCACCGACATCAAAGTTTTCAAAAGTGATCAAACTGGTAGAGCCCCTGCTGAAGTTGGACGTTTCCAAAGACCggaaaggcaaagaaatGTCCCGCCGGAAGATCGCAGAGGAAGTACCTCAAGAGATGTCGAAGCTGCGTTTGGACAAGGCTGGGAGAACCTATGGAATGGGGAAGTGGAAAATAAAAGGATTGCAGAGCTCGAAGGTGTGCAAGCGGATACTTTCCTACTTTTGAGTGATTCCAGACCAGCACCGGTTTTGAAAGCTTTGGACAGCATGTTTCCAAAGGCCATCAAG ACTGGCATCTTGACTGCCCCGACTCCGTTCATTACGAATCGACCCAACACTTTGCTTCTTAATGGTACTGTAATACAATCCGGAACCATAGGTATTGCTATCAAAGGGCTTCCGTCCGTCTATAAAACGGATTTTGGGCTTGAACCGATGTTGGAGCCCGTTACAATTACTTC AGCAAAGGGAAACATGCTGCTGGAAATCGACGGGGCCAATTCAAATCCTACTCAAGTCTTGATCAATGCTATCCAGCAAAGAGGCGGCACCGGTCTcacaaaggaggaggaattCTATTTAGGATTTCTGGATAATGGC GATGTAAAAAGGGTCATTAGAATCCTTAGTGGCGATCCGAGCCGTGGCGCAATGTCTCTCGATATGGAAGACTCCATCATAACTGGCCAAGTGGTCCAG TTCATGCACCGGGCGGCTACTCCCCGGAATAACCTTCCCCTTGTTGATTCTATAATTTTTACCTCTCTGTCTCGGTCTGAACAAATGGACAATCATTCGATGGGAGTACCTCGGGTCATGGATGGCTTTATAGCGTCAAGTGAAGATGGCTTTGTTTATTCTAACCCACTTTCATCAATTTGTACAGCACCCGATGCGACGACTACAATTTCTTGGGTACCTGCTGTCATTTAA